A single window of Lysobacter oculi DNA harbors:
- a CDS encoding aminotransferase class I/II-fold pyridoxal phosphate-dependent enzyme: MSSPSLATRHRLSEVRYEIRGELARRARELEMQGRTLIKLNIGNPGAFGFRAPEHLQRAIADRIDATDPYTHQQGLPDAREAIAEFHRERGTPNASPERVFVGNGVSELIDIALRALLNPGDEVLLPSPDYPLWSAATILNDGRPVYYQCRPENGFLPDPEEIEKLVSSRTRALVLINPNNPTGASYPRELLERIVAIARKYRLVLMADEIYDHILYDDAVFQPLAPLAGDLPCLSFGGLSKVHRACGWRVGWAMLSGDPTVIGPYHHALDLLGALRLCANVPGQFAIRAALHGGDTVGALTAPGGRLYETRRALIECCEASPHLSLVAPQAALYGFPRVVGEAAVGFDDHAFALELMETEGVLIVPGSSFNVPYRDHFRVTLLPEADVLRDVFARIDRVLERRVAAADRQSASA, encoded by the coding sequence ATGTCATCGCCCAGCCTCGCCACCCGCCACCGCCTGTCCGAAGTCCGTTACGAAATCCGCGGGGAACTGGCCCGACGCGCACGCGAACTGGAAATGCAGGGCCGCACGCTGATCAAGCTCAATATCGGCAACCCGGGCGCGTTCGGTTTCCGGGCGCCGGAGCACCTGCAACGCGCCATCGCCGACCGCATCGACGCCACCGATCCCTACACCCACCAGCAGGGCCTGCCGGACGCGCGCGAAGCCATCGCCGAATTCCATCGCGAACGTGGCACGCCGAACGCTTCGCCGGAGCGCGTGTTCGTCGGCAACGGCGTCAGCGAACTGATCGACATCGCACTCCGCGCCCTGCTCAATCCCGGCGACGAAGTGCTGCTGCCTTCGCCCGACTACCCGCTGTGGTCGGCCGCCACCATCCTCAACGATGGACGCCCGGTCTATTACCAGTGCCGCCCGGAAAACGGCTTCCTGCCCGACCCGGAGGAAATCGAGAAACTGGTCTCAAGCCGCACCCGCGCCCTGGTGCTGATCAACCCCAACAACCCGACCGGCGCCAGCTATCCGCGCGAACTGCTGGAGCGCATCGTCGCCATCGCCCGCAAGTACCGGCTGGTGCTGATGGCGGACGAGATCTACGACCACATCCTGTATGACGATGCCGTGTTCCAGCCGCTCGCGCCGCTGGCCGGCGACCTGCCCTGCCTGTCGTTCGGCGGCCTGTCCAAGGTGCATCGCGCCTGCGGCTGGCGCGTCGGCTGGGCGATGCTGTCCGGCGACCCGACGGTGATCGGCCCCTACCACCACGCACTCGACCTGCTCGGCGCGCTGCGCCTGTGCGCCAACGTGCCGGGGCAGTTCGCGATCCGCGCCGCGCTGCACGGCGGCGATACGGTCGGTGCGCTGACCGCGCCGGGCGGCCGGCTGTACGAAACGCGCCGCGCCCTGATCGAATGCTGCGAAGCCAGCCCGCACCTGTCACTGGTCGCGCCGCAGGCTGCGCTGTACGGCTTCCCGCGCGTGGTGGGCGAAGCGGCCGTCGGTTTCGACGACCACGCCTTCGCGCTGGAACTCATGGAAACCGAGGGCGTGCTGATCGTGCCGGGCTCCAGCTTCAACGTGCCCTACCGCGACCATTTCCGCGTCACCCTGCTGCCGGAAGCCGATGTGTTGCGCGATGTGTTCGCGCGCATCGACCGCGTGCTGGAACGGCGCGTCGCCGCCGCGGACCGGCAGAGCGCAAGCGCCTGA
- a CDS encoding SGNH/GDSL hydrolase family protein: MTTLGYLALGDSYTIGEGVDEGGRWPVQLAAALRQLQVPLRDPRIIATTGWTTDELDHALDAAALTDRAWDFVTLLIGVNDQYRHRPLPEFATGFDALFHRAELLSKRGADGVVVLSIPDWGVTPFAAKEGRDAAQIAHELDAYNAHARTLCEAHGVRFVDVTTASRTLGAGNGMLVDDGLHPSATQYAEWTRLAMPAARAALDGAR; encoded by the coding sequence ATGACGACGCTCGGCTATCTCGCGCTCGGCGACAGCTACACCATCGGCGAAGGCGTGGACGAAGGCGGCCGCTGGCCGGTGCAGCTCGCCGCCGCGCTGCGCCAGCTGCAGGTGCCGTTGCGCGACCCGCGCATCATCGCCACCACCGGCTGGACCACCGACGAACTCGACCACGCGCTGGATGCGGCGGCGCTGACCGATCGCGCGTGGGATTTCGTGACCCTGCTGATCGGCGTCAACGACCAGTACCGGCACCGCCCGCTGCCCGAGTTCGCGACCGGCTTCGATGCGCTGTTCCACCGCGCCGAACTGCTGTCGAAGCGCGGCGCGGACGGCGTCGTGGTGCTGTCGATCCCGGACTGGGGCGTGACCCCGTTCGCGGCGAAGGAAGGCCGCGACGCCGCGCAGATCGCGCACGAACTCGACGCCTACAACGCCCACGCCCGCACGCTGTGCGAGGCGCACGGCGTGCGTTTCGTCGATGTCACCACCGCCAGCCGCACGCTCGGTGCAGGCAACGGCATGCTGGTCGATGACGGCCTGCACCCTTCCGCCACCCAGTACGCGGAATGGACGCGGCTGGCTATGCCCGCTGCCCGTGCCGCACTGGACGGCGCACGGTGA
- a CDS encoding class I SAM-dependent methyltransferase, whose product MKAGTRAIARAFLDPARPFDRYLYYYAAGKLGSDPVYRGTLQALAGSDAPVLDVGCGIGLLLHALRGDGRDIGYHGIDLDADKIERARRAASRAGLVDARFQAVDIARGLPAHHGSVAILDVLQYLPAAAQEDVLATCVRMLAPGARLVIRTGLRDEGARSRFTRIADFFGHHAGWMKATPKHFPTRDWFESQLAATGLQSSFTPLYGRTPFNNWLVVAEHRSAG is encoded by the coding sequence GTGAAAGCCGGAACGCGCGCCATCGCGCGCGCCTTCCTGGATCCGGCGCGTCCGTTCGACCGCTATCTCTACTACTACGCGGCGGGCAAGCTCGGCAGCGATCCGGTCTATCGCGGCACGCTGCAGGCGTTGGCCGGCAGCGACGCGCCGGTGCTCGATGTCGGCTGCGGCATCGGCCTGCTGCTGCACGCGCTGCGTGGCGACGGCCGCGACATCGGCTACCACGGCATCGACCTGGATGCGGACAAGATCGAGCGCGCCCGGCGGGCGGCATCGCGCGCGGGTCTGGTGGATGCGCGTTTCCAGGCCGTTGACATCGCCCGGGGATTGCCCGCGCACCACGGCTCCGTCGCCATCCTCGACGTGCTGCAGTACCTGCCTGCCGCCGCGCAGGAAGACGTGCTCGCCACCTGCGTGCGTATGCTGGCGCCCGGCGCGCGGCTGGTCATCCGCACCGGCCTGCGCGATGAAGGCGCCCGCAGCCGCTTCACCCGCATCGCCGATTTTTTCGGCCACCACGCCGGCTGGATGAAAGCCACGCCGAAGCACTTCCCGACGCGTGACTGGTTCGAGTCGCAGCTGGCGGCGACGGGCCTGCAATCAAGCTTCACGCCGCTGTATGGCCGCACGCCGTTCAACAACTGGCTGGTGGTCGCCGAACACCGCAGCGCCGGCTGA
- a CDS encoding polysaccharide deacetylase family protein, producing the protein MHDAALHRPPTHPRRGWAWLILSQLLVALAWWQGGWRIGLPLMLLTHAFLVWGVLWPYSRLYGPVLNRLPGTAPRVWLTIDDGPSDDTGALLDLLDAHAAKATFFLVAQRAAQHPQLVREIVRRGHDIGNHSDSHPQAWFWALGPRAMRREITEAQHTLAALAGRPPRWFRAVVGMSNPFVHAPLRDLGLARVAWSVRGFDGVGRPADAVVARIEKNLRPGAIILLHEGGADGRHVEVMRRVLAILEARGLRAELPPV; encoded by the coding sequence ATGCACGATGCCGCGCTCCATCGCCCACCCACGCATCCGCGACGCGGCTGGGCGTGGCTGATCCTCAGCCAGCTGCTGGTGGCGCTGGCGTGGTGGCAGGGGGGATGGCGCATCGGCCTGCCTTTGATGCTGCTCACGCATGCGTTCTTGGTCTGGGGCGTGCTGTGGCCGTACTCGCGGCTCTACGGTCCGGTGCTGAACCGGCTGCCGGGCACGGCGCCGCGCGTCTGGCTGACCATCGACGACGGGCCTTCGGATGACACCGGCGCGCTGCTCGACCTGCTCGATGCGCACGCCGCCAAGGCGACCTTCTTCCTGGTCGCGCAACGTGCCGCGCAGCACCCGCAACTGGTGCGCGAAATCGTCCGCCGCGGCCACGACATCGGCAACCACAGCGACAGCCATCCGCAGGCCTGGTTCTGGGCGCTCGGCCCGCGTGCGATGCGCCGCGAAATCACCGAGGCGCAGCACACGCTCGCCGCGCTGGCGGGTCGGCCGCCACGCTGGTTCCGCGCGGTGGTGGGGATGAGCAATCCCTTCGTCCACGCGCCGCTGCGCGATCTCGGCCTGGCGCGGGTGGCGTGGAGCGTGCGTGGTTTCGATGGCGTGGGCCGCCCGGCCGATGCGGTGGTGGCACGCATCGAGAAAAACCTGAGGCCCGGCGCGATCATCCTGCTGCACGAGGGCGGCGCCGATGGCCGCCATGTCGAAGTGATGCGGCGCGTGCTGGCGATTCTGGAGGCGCGCGGCCTGCGGGCGGAACTGCCGCCGGTCTGA
- the grxD gene encoding Grx4 family monothiol glutaredoxin: protein MSLDPALRQRIADLLAANHVVLFMKGQPDAPQCGFSAQAAGTLQGLGVPFAHVDVLSDPEIREGIKRYGDWPTIPQLYIGGELVGGSDIILQMAGSGELQQVLGLPPPDRTPPQVTVTPAAQAMLKRAIDDAGGEMVVEIAIDPKFRTRLHLVQPDDNAVQVEADGVVLQFPVADLRRADGLTLDFADDARGKGLIIDNPNAPKQVRDIGPAEAAERVRAGTLTLVDVRPLAERAQAEAPVPYLHMDDGIAALEALDHATPIAFLCHAGGRSAQAAEHFRQLGFSQIFNVVGGIHAWSDIDASVPRY from the coding sequence ATGTCCCTTGATCCCGCGCTGCGCCAGCGCATCGCCGACCTGCTTGCGGCGAACCACGTCGTGTTGTTCATGAAGGGCCAGCCGGACGCGCCGCAATGCGGCTTCTCGGCGCAGGCCGCGGGCACGCTGCAGGGCCTGGGCGTGCCGTTCGCGCATGTCGATGTGCTGTCGGACCCGGAGATCCGCGAAGGCATCAAGCGCTACGGCGACTGGCCGACCATCCCGCAGCTCTACATCGGCGGCGAACTGGTCGGCGGCAGCGACATCATCTTGCAGATGGCCGGCAGCGGTGAACTGCAGCAGGTGCTGGGCCTGCCGCCGCCGGACCGCACGCCGCCGCAGGTGACGGTGACGCCCGCCGCGCAGGCCATGCTCAAGCGCGCCATCGACGATGCCGGTGGCGAGATGGTGGTGGAAATCGCCATCGACCCGAAATTCCGCACCCGCCTGCACCTGGTCCAGCCCGACGACAACGCGGTGCAGGTGGAAGCCGATGGCGTGGTCCTGCAGTTCCCGGTCGCCGACCTGCGCCGCGCCGATGGCCTGACGCTGGATTTCGCCGATGACGCGCGCGGCAAGGGCCTCATCATCGACAACCCGAACGCGCCGAAGCAGGTCCGCGACATCGGCCCCGCCGAAGCCGCCGAACGCGTGCGCGCCGGCACGCTGACCTTGGTCGATGTGCGCCCGCTGGCCGAACGCGCGCAGGCCGAAGCGCCGGTGCCCTACCTGCACATGGACGACGGCATCGCCGCGCTGGAAGCCCTCGACCACGCCACGCCGATCGCCTTCCTCTGCCACGCCGGTGGCCGCAGCGCGCAGGCCGCCGAGCACTTCCGCCAACTCGGCTTCAGCCAGATTTTCAATGTGGTCGGCGGCATCCATGCCTGGTCCGACATCGACGCCTCGGTGCCGCGTTACTGA
- a CDS encoding DUF924 family protein, with translation MHPTAADLLTFWRDAGPSKWFRGGIAFDDECRQRFEAAHLAAARGEHADWMADADSALALLLLLDQIPRNIWRGSGHAFATDGLARRHAREAVAAGLDGECEPGLRGFFYLPFEHSEAMADQHRSVELFATLGDAVMYDYALRHREVIERFGRFPHRNAALGRSSTPDELAWLDAGGGF, from the coding sequence ATGCACCCTACCGCCGCCGATCTCCTGACCTTCTGGCGCGATGCCGGGCCTTCGAAATGGTTCCGTGGCGGCATCGCCTTCGACGATGAATGCCGGCAGCGATTCGAAGCCGCGCACCTCGCCGCCGCGCGTGGCGAACATGCGGATTGGATGGCGGATGCGGACAGCGCGCTGGCGCTGTTGCTGCTGCTCGACCAGATCCCGCGCAACATCTGGCGCGGCAGCGGACACGCTTTCGCCACCGATGGCCTCGCCCGTCGCCATGCGCGCGAGGCGGTCGCCGCCGGGCTGGATGGCGAATGCGAGCCCGGCCTGCGCGGCTTCTTCTACCTGCCCTTCGAGCATTCGGAGGCGATGGCCGACCAGCATCGTTCGGTGGAACTGTTCGCCACCCTCGGCGACGCCGTGATGTACGACTACGCGCTCAGGCACCGCGAGGTGATCGAGCGCTTCGGCCGCTTCCCGCATCGCAATGCCGCGCTCGGGCGCAGCAGCACGCCGGACGAACTGGCCTGGCTGGATGCGGGCGGCGGCTTCTAG
- a CDS encoding amidohydrolase: MHKILPAACAALLLAACASTKPAPRADVADAPKKPLFTDDPYPSTYARIASAPVLISGATVLTGTGSRLDNADVLMREGRIVAVGNALDAPADAVRVDGRGKWVTPGVIDVHSHLGVYPSPAASAHSDGNEATSPVTAQVWAEHSIWPQDPGFAAALAGGVTSLQILPGSANLIGGRGVTIKNTYATTYQAMKFPGAPWGLKMACGENPKRVYGGKGGPSTRMGNIAGFRAAFTDASDYMRKRKSAQDSNKDSGGKRDLKMDTLAGAINGDIRVHIHCYRADEMAIMMDLAKEFGFRISAFHHGVEAYKVADRLAENGICGALWADWWGFKMESFDGIQENILLVDRAKNGCAIVHSDSGEGIQRLNQEAAKVMANGRRIGIDTPPEHAIRWITLNPARAMGIDAMTGSLEPGKMADVVMWNGNPFSSYAQAEQVYVDGAKLYDRRDPRLQPKSDFMLGQDLMQGEAK, translated from the coding sequence ATGCACAAGATCCTTCCAGCCGCCTGCGCGGCCCTGCTGCTGGCCGCCTGCGCCAGCACCAAGCCCGCGCCGCGCGCCGATGTCGCGGATGCACCGAAGAAGCCGCTGTTCACCGACGACCCCTACCCCAGCACCTACGCGCGCATCGCGTCCGCGCCGGTGCTGATCAGCGGCGCGACGGTGCTGACCGGCACCGGCTCGCGGCTGGACAACGCCGATGTCTTGATGCGCGAAGGCCGCATCGTCGCGGTCGGCAACGCGCTCGATGCGCCGGCTGACGCGGTGCGCGTCGATGGCCGAGGCAAGTGGGTGACGCCCGGCGTCATCGATGTCCACTCGCACCTGGGCGTGTATCCCAGCCCGGCGGCGTCCGCGCACAGCGACGGCAACGAAGCCACCTCCCCCGTCACCGCGCAGGTCTGGGCCGAGCATTCCATCTGGCCGCAGGACCCGGGCTTCGCCGCCGCGCTGGCCGGCGGCGTGACCAGCCTGCAGATCCTGCCGGGCTCGGCCAATCTCATCGGCGGCCGCGGCGTCACGATCAAGAACACCTACGCCACCACCTACCAGGCGATGAAATTCCCCGGCGCGCCCTGGGGCCTGAAGATGGCCTGCGGCGAGAATCCCAAGCGTGTCTATGGCGGCAAGGGCGGGCCCTCGACGCGGATGGGCAACATCGCCGGCTTCCGCGCCGCCTTCACCGACGCCTCCGACTACATGCGCAAACGCAAGTCCGCGCAGGACTCCAACAAGGACAGCGGCGGCAAGCGCGACCTCAAGATGGACACGCTGGCCGGCGCGATAAACGGCGACATCCGCGTGCACATCCACTGCTACCGCGCCGACGAGATGGCGATCATGATGGACCTGGCGAAGGAGTTCGGCTTCCGCATCTCCGCCTTCCACCACGGCGTGGAGGCCTACAAGGTCGCCGACCGGCTGGCCGAAAACGGCATCTGCGGCGCGCTCTGGGCCGACTGGTGGGGCTTCAAGATGGAGTCGTTCGACGGCATCCAGGAAAACATCCTGCTGGTCGACCGGGCGAAGAACGGCTGCGCGATCGTCCACAGCGATTCCGGCGAAGGCATCCAGCGCCTCAACCAGGAGGCGGCCAAGGTGATGGCGAATGGAAGGCGCATCGGCATCGACACCCCACCTGAGCACGCGATCCGCTGGATCACCCTCAACCCGGCGCGGGCGATGGGCATCGACGCCATGACCGGCTCGCTGGAGCCCGGCAAGATGGCCGATGTGGTGATGTGGAACGGCAACCCGTTCTCCAGCTACGCGCAGGCCGAGCAGGTGTATGTGGATGGCGCGAAGCTGTACGACCGCCGCGATCCGCGCCTGCAGCCCAAGTCCGATTTCATGCTCGGCCAGGACCTGATGCAGGGAGAAGCGAAATGA
- a CDS encoding amidohydrolase family protein — protein MSRPMSMGAALMGLVAALSLVAPDAQAQDVLIRNATVHTATARGTLQAADVLVRNGRIAAVGPGLAAGNAPVVDAQGRPLTPALFAGINDIGAEEVSGESATVDSHVALGNGAKDMQVRPEFDVTDAYNPESVLIPVARVEGYGWALLAANPTSGGSFIGGQGGVVRFDGSLDPIGPRVLFVTLGADGANLTGGSRAGQWMILDQLIDEVRGRIAPDSQFALLTPAGRATLAKYFGGGGRVAVTVQRASDIRRLLRWAKARNVRIAIIGASEGWKVARDIAAARVPVFVDELANLPADFDQIGATLENAARLRAAGVEVGFYMSGDASHYARKLRQLAGNAVANGLPWEDALAGLTRVPAQAFGVGGEVGAIAVGQRADLALWTGDPLDVAQTATQVWMGGRAVEMKSRQTELRDRYLHRQESALPPAYSR, from the coding sequence ATGAGCCGTCCGATGTCGATGGGCGCCGCCCTGATGGGCCTGGTCGCCGCGCTGTCCCTCGTCGCGCCCGATGCCCAGGCGCAGGACGTGCTGATCCGCAACGCCACCGTGCACACCGCCACCGCGCGCGGCACGCTGCAGGCCGCCGACGTGCTGGTGAGGAACGGGCGCATCGCGGCGGTCGGGCCGGGCCTCGCCGCCGGCAACGCGCCGGTGGTGGATGCGCAGGGCCGGCCGCTGACGCCCGCGCTGTTCGCCGGCATCAACGATATCGGCGCGGAGGAAGTGAGCGGCGAATCCGCCACCGTCGACAGCCATGTCGCGCTCGGCAACGGCGCCAAGGACATGCAGGTGCGCCCGGAGTTCGATGTCACCGATGCCTATAACCCGGAGTCGGTGCTGATCCCGGTGGCGCGCGTCGAGGGCTACGGCTGGGCGCTGCTCGCCGCCAACCCGACCTCCGGCGGCTCCTTCATCGGTGGACAGGGCGGCGTGGTGCGTTTCGACGGCAGCCTGGATCCGATCGGCCCGCGCGTGCTGTTCGTGACGCTGGGCGCGGATGGCGCCAACCTCACCGGCGGTTCGCGTGCTGGCCAGTGGATGATCCTCGACCAGTTGATCGATGAAGTGCGCGGCCGCATCGCACCGGATTCGCAGTTCGCCCTGCTCACCCCGGCCGGCCGCGCCACGCTGGCGAAATACTTCGGCGGCGGTGGCCGCGTTGCGGTGACTGTGCAGCGCGCATCGGACATCCGCCGCCTGCTGCGCTGGGCGAAGGCGCGCAACGTGCGCATCGCCATCATCGGTGCCAGCGAGGGCTGGAAGGTCGCCCGCGACATCGCCGCCGCCCGGGTACCGGTGTTCGTCGACGAGCTGGCCAACCTCCCGGCCGACTTCGACCAGATCGGCGCGACGCTGGAAAACGCCGCCCGCCTGCGTGCCGCCGGGGTGGAGGTCGGCTTCTACATGAGCGGCGACGCCTCGCATTACGCGCGCAAGCTGCGCCAGCTGGCCGGCAACGCGGTCGCCAACGGCCTGCCCTGGGAAGACGCGCTGGCCGGACTGACCCGCGTGCCCGCGCAGGCCTTCGGCGTGGGCGGCGAGGTGGGCGCGATCGCGGTCGGCCAGCGCGCCGACCTCGCGCTGTGGACCGGCGATCCGCTCGATGTCGCCCAGACCGCCACCCAGGTGTGGATGGGCGGGCGCGCGGTGGAGATGAAGTCGCGGCAGACCGAGCTGCGCGACCGCTACCTGCACCGCCAGGAGTCGGCGCTGCCGCCCGCGTACTCGCGCTGA
- a CDS encoding DegV family protein, whose protein sequence is MRIGLVVDAGCDLPDEMIEAENVVVLPIAVRIGEHITNDTRNSDVTRQFLESEIAKDAAEAETIPYTVEQIRELFLSRLVHEYDYVFCQTIASTRSPIYERAVQASFGILNDYHAIREAGGNKTPFALRVQDTGNLFSGQALIAWDTLRQRREGENPMRIRTRLERVANATQGFLITPDLYYVRNRGRAKGDRSVGLVSAMLGTALDVKPILHANKGVTGPVAKVRGYENAAEKLFQTLMLNIRGGLLVNAVCLSYGGELDDMRNLPGYSALVATCREHGVELIEAIASLTSVINIGKGMLAAAYCKEGPLQLA, encoded by the coding sequence ATGCGCATTGGCTTGGTGGTGGACGCGGGCTGCGATCTGCCGGATGAAATGATCGAGGCTGAAAACGTGGTGGTGTTGCCGATCGCGGTGCGCATCGGCGAGCACATCACCAACGACACCCGCAACTCCGATGTCACCCGGCAGTTCCTCGAAAGCGAGATCGCCAAGGACGCGGCCGAGGCGGAGACCATCCCCTATACCGTCGAGCAGATCCGCGAGCTGTTCCTGAGCCGGCTGGTGCACGAGTACGACTACGTGTTCTGCCAGACCATCGCATCGACCCGCAGCCCGATCTACGAGCGCGCGGTGCAGGCGAGCTTCGGCATCCTCAACGACTACCACGCCATCCGCGAGGCCGGCGGCAACAAGACCCCGTTCGCGCTGCGCGTGCAGGACACCGGCAACCTGTTCTCCGGGCAGGCGCTGATCGCGTGGGACACGCTGCGCCAACGCCGCGAAGGCGAGAACCCGATGCGTATCCGCACCCGCCTTGAGCGCGTGGCCAATGCGACCCAGGGCTTCCTGATCACGCCCGACCTCTACTACGTCCGCAACCGTGGCCGCGCCAAGGGCGACCGCAGCGTGGGCCTGGTCAGCGCGATGCTCGGCACCGCGCTCGACGTCAAGCCTATCCTGCACGCCAACAAGGGCGTCACCGGCCCCGTGGCCAAGGTGCGCGGCTACGAGAACGCGGCGGAAAAGCTGTTCCAGACCCTGATGCTCAACATCCGCGGCGGACTGCTGGTCAACGCGGTCTGCCTGAGCTACGGCGGCGAGCTGGACGACATGCGCAACCTGCCGGGCTACAGCGCGCTGGTGGCGACCTGCCGCGAACACGGCGTGGAGCTGATCGAAGCGATCGCCAGCCTGACCAGCGTCATCAACATCGGCAAGGGGATGCTGGCCGCGGCCTACTGCAAGGAAGGTCCGCTGCAACTGGCCTGA
- a CDS encoding DUF6582 domain-containing protein, with translation MTTLDTRHRDAMDDDAFAFPKERKLPFHDASHVRNAVARFDQVEDVSDAERDTAWKRIEAAARRHGVTLSESGWRELGKPRGE, from the coding sequence ATGACCACCCTGGATACCCGGCATCGCGATGCGATGGACGATGACGCGTTCGCCTTCCCGAAGGAACGCAAGCTGCCGTTCCACGACGCTTCACACGTGCGCAATGCGGTCGCGCGCTTCGACCAGGTCGAGGATGTCAGCGATGCCGAGCGCGACACGGCATGGAAGCGCATCGAGGCCGCCGCACGCAGGCACGGCGTCACCCTCTCCGAAAGCGGCTGGCGCGAACTCGGCAAGCCGCGCGGCGAATGA
- the fghA gene encoding S-formylglutathione hydrolase: MERIERHASHGGWQEVWKHHSTALDCDMRFGIYLPPQAEHAPCPVLYWLSGLTCSEQNFITKAGAQRFAAEHGVVIVAPDTSPRGPDMPDAEGYDLGQGAGFYVDATQSPWSAHFRMEDYIVRELPALIEAQFPATDARAISGHSMGGHGALTLAMRHAGRYRSVSAFSPIVAPAQAPWGEKAFAAYLGDDREAWKAHDAVALVESDLAERLPLRVDQGGADEFLATQLMPELLEAACAAHGHPLDLRLHAGYDHSYYFIASFIGEHIAHHAAALRG; encoded by the coding sequence ATCGAACGCATCGAACGCCACGCCAGTCACGGCGGCTGGCAGGAAGTCTGGAAGCATCATTCAACCGCGCTGGATTGCGACATGCGCTTCGGCATCTACCTGCCGCCGCAGGCCGAACATGCGCCATGCCCGGTGCTGTACTGGCTGTCCGGCCTGACCTGCAGCGAGCAGAACTTCATCACCAAGGCCGGCGCGCAGCGCTTCGCCGCCGAACATGGCGTGGTCATCGTCGCGCCCGACACCAGTCCGCGCGGCCCCGATATGCCCGATGCCGAGGGCTATGACCTCGGCCAGGGCGCGGGTTTCTATGTCGATGCCACGCAGTCGCCGTGGTCCGCGCACTTCCGCATGGAGGACTACATCGTCCGCGAACTGCCGGCGCTGATCGAAGCGCAGTTTCCGGCCACCGATGCGCGCGCGATCTCCGGCCATTCCATGGGCGGGCACGGTGCCTTGACCCTGGCGATGCGCCACGCCGGTCGCTATCGCAGCGTGTCGGCGTTCTCGCCGATCGTCGCGCCCGCGCAGGCGCCTTGGGGCGAGAAGGCATTCGCCGCCTATCTCGGTGACGACCGTGAGGCATGGAAGGCACACGACGCGGTGGCGCTGGTCGAAAGCGACCTTGCCGAACGGCTGCCGCTGCGGGTGGACCAGGGCGGTGCCGATGAATTCCTAGCCACCCAGCTCATGCCGGAGCTGCTGGAAGCGGCCTGCGCCGCGCACGGGCATCCGCTCGACCTGCGCCTCCACGCCGGCTACGACCACAGTTACTACTTCATCGCCAGCTTCATCGGCGAGCACATCGCGCATCACGCGGCCGCACTGCGCGGTTGA